From the Salipiger sp. CCB-MM3 genome, the window GAGGCGCTGGAGGCGGTGCAGATGACCGCCCTTGCCGAGCGCCCGCTCAGCGAGCTTTCCGGCGGGCAGCGGCAGCGGGCATGGATCGCGCTGGTTCTGGCGCAGAGCGCGCCGCTGCTGCTGCTCGACGAGCCGACCACCTATCTCGACCTGGTGCATCAGATCGACGTTCTGTCGCTACTGCGGCGGCGCAACCGCGAGGCTGGGCTGACGGTGATCTCGGTGCTGCATGATCTCAACCTTGCCGCACGTTTCTCGGACCGGCTGGTGCTGCTCGGGCGCGCGGGGCTCGTGGCCACCGGCACGCCTTGGGAGGTGCTGACCCCAGCCAATCTGCAGACCGCCTTCGGCCTTGCCGCCCGCGTCGATCCCGACCCGGTGACCGGCACGCCGATGATCATCCCGCTCTGAGCCGAAAGGAGATCGCCTCATGGCCACCGCTTCCCGCGCCGTCTCATCGAGCCGTTTTGACGGCCCGCTTCCCGCGCAGTTCGTGCCGGATCTGCGTGCCCGCCTCGATGAATACGGCATCCCCTACGAGCACAAAGGCCGCCGCCTGAAGGTCAACGCCACCGGCGCCGAGGTTGCCTTGCGGCTGGACCGGCGCGGTTTCGATGTCGAGATCGCCGCCGATGGGGATGTGCCGCTGCACCAGTGGCGCGAGACGGTGAACTATATGCTCGACGAGCTGCTGCCCGATGCCGGTGCGCGCATGGCGTGGAGCGGCGTCGGCGAGGCGAAGACCCCGCCCAATTTCCACCTCGCCACGGTGATCGGCACGCGGCGCATCACACCGAACTTCCTGCGTATCAAGATGGCCTGCGACGGCATTGACGCACTCTCTGAAGGCGGGATGCATTTCTCGTTGCTGCTGCCCCCCGAGGACACGCAGCCGCGCTGGCCGGAACTGACCGCGCAGGGGCGGACGATCTGGCCCGATGGTGCCTGCGCCCTGCACCGCGCCGCCTATACGTTCGTCTGGCTCGATGCCGCGCGCGGGCGCTTTGCCTTCGACATTTTCGAACATGAGGGCGGGCGCACAACCAACTGGGCGCGGCAGGCGCAGCCCGGTGCCACCGTCGGCGTCATGGGGCCGGGCGGCGGCGATTTTCCGGTAAGCGAGCGGCTTCTGCTCGCCGGGGATGAGACCGCCCTGCCCGCCATCCGTCGCATCCTCGAAAGGGCACCCGCGGGCACTCAAGGTCGGGTGATGATCGAGACCGGATCGCAGGCCGACCGGCCTGAACTGGCCTGCCCTTCGGGCATGGACCTCAGCTGGATCCCTCGCGGCGCAGAGGGCGGCCTCGGCGCCGCACTGGCGCGGATCACCGAGATCGAGGATG encodes:
- a CDS encoding ABC transporter ATP-binding protein; amino-acid sequence: MTSPAAPACLQAEALSLGYAERPVIRELSLDLPRGEMTAILGPNGCGKSTLLRAMARLLQPSAGRVLLDGEDIHRRDTRALARELAILPQAPIAPEGITVADLVKRGRTPWRGLFTPWRDADARACAEALEAVQMTALAERPLSELSGGQRQRAWIALVLAQSAPLLLLDEPTTYLDLVHQIDVLSLLRRRNREAGLTVISVLHDLNLAARFSDRLVLLGRAGLVATGTPWEVLTPANLQTAFGLAARVDPDPVTGTPMIIPL
- a CDS encoding siderophore-interacting protein is translated as MATASRAVSSSRFDGPLPAQFVPDLRARLDEYGIPYEHKGRRLKVNATGAEVALRLDRRGFDVEIAADGDVPLHQWRETVNYMLDELLPDAGARMAWSGVGEAKTPPNFHLATVIGTRRITPNFLRIKMACDGIDALSEGGMHFSLLLPPEDTQPRWPELTAQGRTIWPDGACALHRAAYTFVWLDAARGRFAFDIFEHEGGRTTNWARQAQPGATVGVMGPGGGDFPVSERLLLAGDETALPAIRRILERAPAGTQGRVMIETGSQADRPELACPSGMDLSWIPRGAEGGLGAALARITEIEDGLFVWVAAEKSIVRAAKAQFKDLGLPRERGYFSAYWISG